In the Tenrec ecaudatus isolate mTenEca1 chromosome 16, mTenEca1.hap1, whole genome shotgun sequence genome, one interval contains:
- the NKX6-2 gene encoding homeobox protein Nkx-6.2, with protein sequence MDANRPGAFVLSSAPLAALHNMAEMKTSLFPYALQGPAGFKAPALGGLGAQLPLGTPHGISDILGRPVGAAGGGLLGGLPRLNGLASSAGVYFGPAAAVARGYPKPLAELPGRAPIFWPGVVQGSPWRDPRLAGPGQAAGVLDKDGKKKHSRPTFSGQQIFALEKTFEQTKYLAGPERARLAYSLGMTESQVKVWFQNRRTKWRKRHAAEMASAKKKQDSDAEKLKVGSSDAEDDDEYNRPLDPNSDDEKITRLLQKHKPSNLALVSPCGGGGGGAGDAL encoded by the exons aTGGACGCTAACCGCCCGGGCGCGTTCGTGCTGAGCAGCGCGCCCCTGGCCGCGCTGCACAACATGGCCGAGATGAAGACGTCGCTGTTCCCGTACGCGCTGCAGGGCCCGGCCGGCTTCAAGGCGCCCGCGCTGGGGGGCCTGGGCGCCCAGCTGCCGCTCGGGACGCCGCACGGCATCAGCGACATACTAGGGCGGCCCGTGGGCGCGGCGGGCGGCGGCCTCCTGGGCGGCCTGCCACGCCTCAACGGGCTGGCCTCGTCGGCCGGCGTCTACTTCGGTCCCGCGGCCGCCGTGGCGCGCGGCTACCCGAAGCCGCTGGCCGAGCTGCCGGGACGTGCGCCCATCTTCTGGCCCGGCGTGGTGCAGGGCTCGCCCTGGAGGGACCCGCGCCTGGCCGGCCCCG GCCAGGCCGCCGGCGTCCTGGACAAGGACGGCAAGAAGAAGCATTCGCGGCCGACCTTCTCGGGCCAGCAGATCTTTGCGCTGGAGAAGACCTTCGAACAGACCAAGTACCTGGCCGGCCCGGAGCGCGCGCGGCTCGCCTACTCCCTAGGCATGACCGAGAGTCAGGTCAAG GTCTGGTTCCAGAATCGCCGGACCAAGTGGCGCAAACGGCACGCGGCGGAGATGGCGTCGGCCAAGAAGAAGCAGGACTCGGACGCCGAGAAACTGAAGGTGGGCAGCTCGGACGCGGAGGACGACGACGAGTACAACCGGCCCCTGGACCCCAACTCGGACGACGAGAAAATCACGCGGCTGCTGCAGAAGCACAAACCCTCGAACTTGGCGCTGGTCAGCCcgtgcggcggcggcggcggaggcgCGGGGGACGCCTTGTGA